In Balearica regulorum gibbericeps isolate bBalReg1 chromosome 2, bBalReg1.pri, whole genome shotgun sequence, one DNA window encodes the following:
- the SLC25A32 gene encoding solute carrier family 25 member 32: MSAQGPTCAVGEPVAPPPVRSLLRHVQLENLAAGLSGGVVSTLVLHPLDLVKIRFAVSDGLELRPKYNGILHCMTTVWKHEGLRGLYQGVTPNMLGAGASWGLYFFFYNAIKAYKKEGKLESLSATEHLVSAAEAGAMTLCITNPIWVTKTRLVLQYNAGVDPSKRQYRGMFDALTKIYKTEGIRGLYKGFVPGLFGTSHGALQFMAYEDLKLRYNTYRNRVSDTKLNTVEYIMMAAVSKIFAVSATYPYQVVRARLQDQHNTYSGVFDVIHRTWRKEGIHGFYKGIIPNVIRVTPACCITFVVYENVSGFLLGFRKENN; encoded by the exons ATGAGCGCCCAGGGGCCCACGTGCGCCGTGGGGGAGCCGGTGGCGCCGCCGCCCGTCCGGTCCCTCCTCCGCCACGTGCAGCTGGAGAACCTGGCGGCGGGGCTCAGCGGCGGCGTCGTCTCCACCCTGGTGCTCCACCCGCTGGACCTCGTCAAGATCCGCTTCGCAG TAAGTGATGGATTGGAGCTGAGGCCGAAATACAATGGGATTCTCCACTGTATGACCACTGTCTGGAAGCATGAAGGACTACGAGGCTTATATCAAGGGGTAACTCCAAACATGTTGGGAGCTGGAGCTTCCTGGGGactttactttttctt tTACAATGCCATCAAAGCTTACAAAAAAGAAGGGAAGCTGGAAAGTCTCAGTGCAACCGAACACCTAGTGTCAGCTGCAGAGGCTG GAGCCATGACTCTCTGTATTACAAACCCAATATGGGTAACGAAGACACGACTTGTGCTACAATATAACGCTGGTGTTGATCCGTCAAAGCGGCAATATAGAGGAATGTTTGATGCTCTTACAAAGATATACAAGACAGAGGGCATACGTGGCTTATATAAG GGATTTGTGCCTGGTCTGTTTGGAACTTCACATGGAGCACTTCAGTTCATGGCATATGAGGATTTGAAACTGAGATACAACACATATAGAAACAGAGTATCGGATACAAAATTG aACACTGTGGAATACATAATGATGGCAGCTGTATCCAAAATATTCGCTGTGTCAGCAACATATCCCTATCAAGTTGTGCGGGCTCGTCTTCAAGATCAGCATAATACGTATTCTGGTGTGTTTGATGTGATCCACAGGACATGGAG gaaagaaggaattcATGGATTTTACAAAGGAATTATCCCAAATGTGATCAGAGTGACTCCTGCCTGCTGTATTACCTTTGTTGTTTATGAAAATGTGTCTGGTTTTTTACTTGGTTTTagaaaagagaataattaa